DNA sequence from the Primulina tabacum isolate GXHZ01 unplaced genomic scaffold, ASM2559414v2 Contig767, whole genome shotgun sequence genome:
GATATGAAATGTCCATAGGATATTGAGAAACTAAGGAAATGTATCGCTAAGTATCGgatcaatatatttttttttgtcttgATCACAATCTACATCGATTTAGTGATCAGGGCTTTGGCTTCCTCTCCTTGCCAAATCTAGAGGAAGCTTATTCGCAGCCCAATCGAGAAGCACAAAGGTGTTAATATTAGATTAAATGATCATTCTAAATCCTCTGCAATGgctatcaataaaaataatacaggGCCAACACTCGTCATTGCACCAACTACAATAGCCCTAAATACTCAATCGATATTTTCTGGGAGAAAGATGGCTATCCATATCAATACAAACCGAAACGAGCTGAAAAGGAAACAAGAAATAAACTCATATTTCTCTTAATGATTTATGTCTCAGGTTTCTTGTTATCTCCTCAAGAAGGTAATTTCGGTCTCCCGGTTTTATTCAGGGAGACTAATCTTATAGCTAGCAGACCCACCATACTTAACACTTTATTGTTCCCAACTCTTCATAGGGCTCGGCTCCTATGTCCAGATGCATTTCCACTCACTCTGCTTGAAGACAATCCTAcaaagattgagattgatacTAACAATGGAGTGGGTGTCTGATAAGTCGAGGAAGTCTGGCTTTGCTTGAGAATTCCTTCTGCACTCTGAACATCTTTCATACAGTTTTGCAAGGGCTTTCAGAAGCCTCTCAGAAgattgaacaatttcaaaataaaatccaGAACTTGCAATATTTTTCTCTTGGCAATTGCTAAGAAAAGGCGAGCTAGTGAAACTTTTAAAAGAAGTCGCAGTCGAGTCAATGTTAATAATTATGGAGTTCCACTCCAAACATCCAGACAAACCATCATTGTAATATTTCTCCACAATTGAAATGGCATGATTTAGATATCCTAACAACGATTCACCCAGTTTAGAAAAGAAACGAGGaatttctttgatcctgagagTGAAAGAAAAAATGTGAAACACTGTGAGAATACAACAGAATAttgaaaacatatatataaaaaattatagtcGTTTGAGAAAAATGaaggaaataataaaatatgcaaactaGTGCTAAAGAGAATCAACGTGTCAATAAATTTATCACAAAAACATTATATTTGACTAAACAAATGACTAAGATCAGATTGAAACAAAAAGCCTATAAATTGTTAGCGAAAGCAAAAAAAATAATGGAATGAATAAAATTGGCATCCCCAATCAAGTGATTGAGAAAATATGGACCTTCTAATCAAACCATAACAAGAGTGTGATGGGTAACCATGTAGGCAATGAACAATGTCACACCGTCATGTGCAGGTTTGTCTCAAGCCCCAATTACTTGGAGCTTATTAAAAGTTTATAGAGGAGCATACAACACAGTTCAAAAGCTTTTACGCTAAGTCATGGGACATATAAAAGGACTACTGCCGCAACGGAGAATGGGAAGGATCAATGAAAGTGAAGATTGACCTTGTTGTATATGAGCAGAACATGAAATTAGCTAAGAGAGCGCATGTGTAGATAACTTCTGAGAGCAGCATTTTGTCAATTTCTGCTTCCTTTGTGCATTCAAGAACGTGATTTTCTATTTCATGAAGCAGCTGATCTCTTAGATTCAGTGGCAATCGTACATTTTGGCAGTTATTGGACAAATTCACCTACAAATTTATCATAACTGACAGTGAAAATCCATCAgttattaaaatttcaaaagtagcaaaaaatagaagtatgtgACACCTTTGGACCAGAATCAATATCAATCTTCGCAAGAACATCAACGGAGCATTCCAAAAAATCACTTGGACTTTCCTCTATCTACCAGACATAGGATACAACTATTTAAGATAAGCCATTATACGTGAGATCAAAAGGTTTATAAGGATGGATTTGCAAGAATAATACCTTGGCCAATTCCTCCACAGGCTCAGTAGCATAGAGCAATGGCAGAAGTCCTGAAGCGTCATACAGAAAAGGGGTAGAACCAGTCGAAAGGGCATATGCAGCTGCCGGCAGCAGCACAACGAACCGCTCATTCAGTGTTGTGAATTCATATGTAATTAGGAGGTCAATAAAATATTCTAAATAATGTCAACATCCTGCACCACCTATACATgtataaaagaaaagcaaagaaGTAAAGAGATACAAAAAAGGACGTAGTACTAGGGTTTAGAAAATTGATGGACAAAATTGAATATGTCCAACATATATTGTCTCTCAATCTATACGTTGATGCGATTCATTTCTTTTGCAGATAGACTGGAATTTTCACAGAGAATCATTTGAAGATTGTAAAAAAATTCCTTGGTTATTAAAATTTATGATCAATCTCATCAAATCACTTCAAAATATCAAAGCCACTGTACCTAGTTTGGAATGTACCTTCAAGTTAAGTATAGCTAAAACAGCTGGTAACACATTCTGCCGAAGATACAAAAAATCTTGCAGATCACCCTGCAGCAAGAAAACGAATGCTTTTAAGATACAATCTGGATCCTTCCAATAAATTGAAAACACGTGAAAACACCCTTTTAAAATGTAATCCATTAAAATTGAATTCAAAAGCTAAAATAAAGAAAAGCTGTTAAGATGAAGGAAAATCTTTTTTGGATCCCAAGAATTTCATTCAAACTAACAAATTTGCAGGCTTAGATACACGAGGAAGAATAACTAACACAGTCATCCAGTATGACATATAGCAACGGGAAACAAGCACAAAATAACAAGCTTTGCATCTCAGGGAATGACGCAAAAATCAAATTCACCATTTTATTCGCAGTTTATGATAATGGGATGGCAACCCTTTCCTTTCCACATactttgtgaaattattaaagCACCAATCAATTATTACCAAGTCTATAAACATGGCCATAAATATTAAGAGTAAGAAATTCCAACTTCCAAAACTACAAATTTGGAACCGCAACAAGATGCCTACCTGTATGCTTCTCATGGTCAACATACTCTTGACTATATCAACAGTAGAGTGAGCACCATTAGATATTTTCCAACCACCATAACAGCTTTGAATAACAAAagaaatcaaaagaaaaatacAACGTGAACTTTAATAGCCATGTTTCAACACACTTGAGTTATTCTGTTTTGAGTTGATGAGAAAAGACTCTCATATATGCTTCTACACAGCAGAGTTGTTATGTTTAGGGTTGGGTATAAGTGAAGAAACTAAGAGAGAAATATCAAATACACACGTTTGAAAAGAACTCTTGCAGTTATTAAAGGAATACAAAAATGAGAGGTATAATGGGTTCTTACCAGAGAGGTTCTCTTGGAGAAGTAGCATGAGATAAGCACAAAGCAGACCTGAAGTATATTTCCCAACATCAGGACACTGGATAGAATCATCGGAAAAGAATTACGACAGCTAAAGGAAAATTATACTCTTGCATTCTGAACTCTGAATCAAAGATTAATTTTCATATTCTGAGAGAACATACAGTAAGCAGTAAGTTAAAAAAGTTAAAAAGTCTAGTGAgagaattttttgaaaatgcaCACTCTCACCTTCAGACGTCGAACATTAGGGGTTCTTCCACTGCTCAATCATCACCTTCATCTACTGAGATTTGTCGATCGACTTTTCCTCAATCATTGGCGCCGGCCGACGGCCGTCGGCGACATTCATATTCTCATTTTTTGCACCTTTCTTGAGTgtgagagaaaaattcaaaaatgccTACCCTTTCCGATTGTCACTTTAGCTGGATGTATTCTCTTACGAAGTAATCTACTGAACTCAGCCGTTCTTCGCCACCCATCATCGAACATTTCCGACCACCTCCGACCGTCCTTGTCGGCGGTTTACTAAAATCTTTTCATCCAGATAATACCCATTTCTATTTCTTTTGTCTAAAGACCTTCACTGAGTTCCTTTCTAATTAAAGCCACTCATTCAGATAACCGAATCTTTTTACCATACTCAGATATGTTAAGGATGGAGTGTAGTAAGTACCAGGCTGCTAAGGCAGTAGAAGAGGTTAGAATAGAGCAAAAATTATTTCTAATCTCATTGGGAAAAAGGGGGTGATTCTATCTGTGACAGAAAAAACTCGGAATGCGAGCTACATGCTGGAACTAGATCGTGAGAGTGCTTACTGGCTGAGGAAAATAATGTGTGATTATATTATCAATcctaaatcatataaaacttttttttttatcagaaactAATAATTTATTAAGGTGATAATAATTGATATTACAAAGCTAGTGGATGAGCAATCCACAGTCCATCCACTGATTAGCTAACTAGAACAAGTTCATAAGTAGATAAAACACCAATCCCTAACTAGGTCGGAGAGAAGTAAATGTTGAAACACTGGCACACTAGTCGTCCATTTTGCCACTGTGAATCTTATCTTCTCCCATAATTCCTCCGACGAGTCTTCTTTGTCgttgaaaattatgttattgcgCTCTATCCATATCGACCAAAAGGTGCAATGTACAATGATGTACCAAAAAATTCTTCTTCCCCTTTGATTGAGAAATCCGTTCTCCACAACAAACATATCTCTTGAAGCTGCTGGAAAAATCCACTCGAATCCCAGGTGTTGCATAACCTTGATCCAAATTCGTCTTGTGAAAGAACAATGTAACAGCAGGTGGTCTTGGTTTTCCTCACTTAGCTTGCACAAGCTGCACCACTGTGGGCGTAGAACGGTACTCGGCTGTCTCTTCTGTAAACTGTCACAAGTTTGCAATCTGCCCAAAGCCACTATCCAAGAAAAAGCCTTTACCTTTTGTGGGATCGGTACTTTCCAGATGTTTGTGAAATAAGGGAAAGATAGATTAGCCAAACTTGGGAAGAAAGAATAGAAAAGAGAACTGACAGAGAAAACACCCGATGGCTCCCCTAGCCAAACCCTGACATCGACAGAACCCACACTCAAAGAAGCTGACTCTAAAATACTTAGAAGGGAAGTGTACTCACCCAACTCAACGTCATTCAACCCTCTCCTGAACCTCACATCCCACTGGACGGACGTAATTCCTTGACTATTTGAAACAGAGTAAAATTGATCAATTGGTTTATTTGAAGATGAAGAGAGTAAAAAAAGGTGAGGAAAACGATCTTTGAAAGACAACCCACCCACCCACGAATCCTCCCAAAACCGCAGTAAATTCCCTCCCCTTAGCGCCGTGCCAATCAAGTGTTGACAAGAAGAATGGGACCGAGAAATAAACTTCCAAGGGCTTCTGAAAGTCGAATTCCTTGTCTGAGACCCCTTGTCTGAGACAGAAAAGGGGATAATGGATCTCCTTGTCTGAGACCCCTTCCCCCCTTGAACTTTCCCCCTTGGTCTATGGTTGATAAAAATTGAGTACGAGACATTAGAAACGCAACCCCTGATCCACTTCCTCCACTTAACCCCAAAGCCCTTCTTTAGAAGCACAAAGTCTAGAAATCGCCAGTCCACGTTGTCATATGTCTTTTCCAAATCGACTTTCAGTATCCatccttttttctttttccttctgTACTCCTCCACAACTTCGTTAGCTATGAGACAACAGTCTGTAATCTGTCTCCCTCGAATGAATGCGCACTGATTTTCAGCCACTGTTTTGCTCATAACTTTCTTCAATCGATTAGTCAAGACCTTTGccaaaattttgtacaaatttGTGATTAGACTGATAGGTCTGAAATCTTTAATCTTCGTTGCATCTTTTTTCTTTGGGATCAAGCAAATGTATGTTTCGTTTGTTTTTCCATTGACGATACCGTCGTCGTAGAATTCACCAAACACTTTGAGTAGATCATCTTTAATCGTATCCCAACTCTTTTGGTAAAATGCTAAAGTAAATCCATCCGGCCCCGGAGCTTTTGCACCATCACATTCAAGCACCGCTCCTCTGATTTCCTCCTCCGAGAAAGGCCGTTCCAACTGCTCGGCCTTCATCAAAGTAactggcctccattccaccccGTCTAAACCCGATCCATCCCCTCCTGATTTTTTGTATAACTTATTATAGTACCCAATGATTTCATTCTCAATCTTTAATTCATCTGAAGTCAGTGACCCATCCTCCAACTCTATCTTGTCTATCGTCGCTTTGTTGCTCCTACTCTTCAAAAGAGAATGGAAGAATTTGGAGTTTTGATCCCCATCTTTCAACCATTTTACTTTTGCCTTCTGACTCTCCATCTGTAATTTTCGAATGATCATTGTCTCCAACTCACCTCTCTTCGCGTCTCATTTAGTTGCTCTGACCACATTCCTTCCGCCTCTCGCTCGTCTAGCCGGCTAATCTTATTCCTTAATTCCGAAATTTTGTAATCTACATTTCCGAAAACCTCTTTATTCCAAAGTAGAACCCTGTTTTTTGTTTCTTTGAGTTTCATCATAAACTTATAACCTTCCCATCCTTGAGTGTTCCCACTGCCCCACCAATCTTCGAGAGACTCTTTAAAATTGTTGTGCGTCAACCAGACATTTTCGAATCTGAAAGGAGATGGTCCCCATTTCAACCTTGTTGTGTCAAATATTATCGGGTGATGATCAGAGGTGATTCTCGGCAGCGCTGTTAGTCTATAATATGGGAAAAGGTCCTTCCACCCCCCAGAAATAAGGAACCTATCTAGTCTGCAACAAATGAGATTATCCCTGAAGTTGTCCAAGTGAACCTCGCGTTTAATAACGAAGGATCGTGCAAACCC
Encoded proteins:
- the LOC142534974 gene encoding uncharacterized protein LOC142534974; amino-acid sequence: MIIRKLQMESQKAKVKWLKDGDQNSKFFHSLLKSRSNKATIDKIELEDGSLTSDELKIENEIIGYYNKLYKKSGGDGSGLDGVEWRPVTLMKAEQLERPFSEEEIRGAVLECDGAKAPGPDGFTLAFYQKSWDTIKDDLLKVFGEFYDDGIVNGKTNETYICLIPKKKDATKIKDFRPISLITNLYKILAKVLTNRLKKVMSKTVAENQCAFIRGRQITDCCLIANEVVEEYRRKKKKGWILKVDLEKTYDNVDWRFLDFVLLKKGFGVKWRKWIRGCVSNVSYSIFINHRPRGKVQGGKGSQTRRSIIPFSVSDKGSQTRNSTFRSPWKFISRSHSSCQHLIGTALRGGNLLRFWEDSWVGGLSFKDRFPHLFLLSSSSNKPIDQFYSVSNSQGITSVQWDVRFRRGLNDVELGEYTSLLSILESASLSVGSVDVRVWLGEPSGVFSVSSLFYSFFPSLANLSFPYFTNIWKVPIPQKVKAFSWIVALGRLQTCDSLQKRQPSTVLRPQWCSLCKLSEENQDHLLLHCSFTRRIWIKVMQHLGFEWIFPAASRDMFVVENGFLNQRGRRIFCVPVFQHLLLSDLVRDWCFIYL